The following proteins come from a genomic window of Balearica regulorum gibbericeps isolate bBalReg1 chromosome 9, bBalReg1.pri, whole genome shotgun sequence:
- the CLRN1 gene encoding clarin-1 isoform X1, whose amino-acid sequence MPAQQKKIIFCAAGVLSFACALGTAAAIGTQLWVKGTILCKTGALLVNATGQELEKFIGEIQYGLFYGERVRQCGLGGRPSQFSFFPDLLKIVPASIHVSVILFCTVLLVFALVGAGFFMFNAFGSPYETLHGPVGLYLWSFIACSCGCLIMILFSSEVKIHHLSEKIANFREGSFTFKTHSEQFANSFWIILVCSLVHFLNALLIRVAGFEFPFSKSKDSATTTGAVDLMY is encoded by the exons ATGCCagcccagcagaaaaaaattatcttttgcGCAGCCGGGGTGCTGAGCTTTGCTTGTGCGCTGGGGACCGCGGCGGCCATCGGCACGCAGCTCTGGGTTAAGGGGACGATTCTCTGCAAGACAGGCGCCCTGCTCGTCAATGCCACCGGCCAGGAGCTGGAGAAGTTTATTGGCGAAATCCAGTATGGGCTTTTCTACGGCGAGCGTGTGAGACAGTGCGGGCTCGGGGGCAGACCTTCCCAGTTTTCAT tttttccagatTTGCTCAAAATTGTCCCTGCAAGTATCCACGTTAGCGTCATTCTCTTCTGTACAGTACTGCTCGTCTTTGCTCTGGTGGGAGCAGGGTTCTTCATGTTCAACGCTTTCGGCAGCCCGTACGAAACTCTGCACGGCCCTGTCGGGTTGTACCTCTGGAGCTTCATCGCAT GTTCCTGTGGTTGCCTCATCATGATTCTCTTCTCTTCAGAGGTGAAAATCCATCACCTTTCGGAGAAAATCGCTAATTTCAGAGAGGGAAGTTTTACATTCAAGACTCACAGCGAACAGTTTGCAAATTCATTCTGGATCATCCTGGTGTGCTCCCTGGTGCACTTCCTGAACGCCTTGTTGATACGAGTGGCTGGATTTGaatttcccttttcaaaatcaaaagatTCAGCGACAACCACTGGAGCAGTTGACCTGATGTATTAG
- the CLRN1 gene encoding clarin-1 isoform X2 — MPAQQKKIIFCAAGVLSFACALGTAAAIGTQLWVKGTILCKTGALLVNATGQELEKFIGEIQYGLFYGERVRQCGLGGRPSQFSLLLVFALVGAGFFMFNAFGSPYETLHGPVGLYLWSFIACSCGCLIMILFSSEVKIHHLSEKIANFREGSFTFKTHSEQFANSFWIILVCSLVHFLNALLIRVAGFEFPFSKSKDSATTTGAVDLMY, encoded by the exons ATGCCagcccagcagaaaaaaattatcttttgcGCAGCCGGGGTGCTGAGCTTTGCTTGTGCGCTGGGGACCGCGGCGGCCATCGGCACGCAGCTCTGGGTTAAGGGGACGATTCTCTGCAAGACAGGCGCCCTGCTCGTCAATGCCACCGGCCAGGAGCTGGAGAAGTTTATTGGCGAAATCCAGTATGGGCTTTTCTACGGCGAGCGTGTGAGACAGTGCGGGCTCGGGGGCAGACCTTCCCAGTTTTCAT TACTGCTCGTCTTTGCTCTGGTGGGAGCAGGGTTCTTCATGTTCAACGCTTTCGGCAGCCCGTACGAAACTCTGCACGGCCCTGTCGGGTTGTACCTCTGGAGCTTCATCGCAT GTTCCTGTGGTTGCCTCATCATGATTCTCTTCTCTTCAGAGGTGAAAATCCATCACCTTTCGGAGAAAATCGCTAATTTCAGAGAGGGAAGTTTTACATTCAAGACTCACAGCGAACAGTTTGCAAATTCATTCTGGATCATCCTGGTGTGCTCCCTGGTGCACTTCCTGAACGCCTTGTTGATACGAGTGGCTGGATTTGaatttcccttttcaaaatcaaaagatTCAGCGACAACCACTGGAGCAGTTGACCTGATGTATTAG
- the MINDY4B gene encoding inactive ubiquitin carboxyl-terminal hydrolase MINDY-4B encodes MSTRYWQDDAIPDGKHKREVRDTAPRHSNGSDVSPKGHGSWEAVGMVGEGQRRLEHGRLRMGDREAEHTVPRTELEEIASKISDLNKWREIFSFHGLEISNTTHQRGQGSSGDGPPGAGEPPHPPSAIPRPLLVSPDVGGRPISLEMAMTPGLRAPMTVPTASSVGRALARGSGVLPAVAIPPMASRTHRPPSRGHKPNEKLKGLTAAGLRKLLFGNVFHLFSCEWAKAYFRFREPHSDLAYALEAEKGGTRAILMAVQAHVIKYLLFVRNTEYTHLERLRRISCREQGEALAAALADTLWAAGGGGRAVVCLAATAVHVTPGGDYKADSFTERIQLFEFCEKAAAREFIFDHINSFKGEGSHGVILFLYSLLFSRTLERVQEDLGCTATPLLEFSFGNITCTQAVLSLLLTGRASPHQLSGGQDPGTGGGDVEAWQRRGPVGYLRWGRALAERQVCCGLRTPQLPVWLCSVTGRHGVLFGTDSLLLSDWRTERVFHLYLYSGQREQTRTARLTIDTHSHHWEEGPCEDPCEDPRSPGNSRPSVEMAIRTKWPGATVSWNGTDPFF; translated from the exons ATGTCAACACGTTACTGGCAGGACGATGCCATTCCTGACGGAAAACACAAGCGCGAGGTACGGGACACTGCTCCCCGCCACAGCAACGGCTCTGACGTGTCTCCAAAAGGGCACGGCTCCTGGGAAGCGGTCGGCATGGTGGGGGAGGGACAG CGTCGCCTGGAGCACGGCCGGCTGCGGATGGGTGACCGGGAGGCTGAGCACACCGTGCCGCggacagagctggaggagatcGCCAGCAAAATTTCAGATCTAAACAAATGGAGAGAAATTTTTAGCTTCCATGG tttggaaatCAGCAATACGACTCATCAG CGAGGCCAGGGCAGCAGTGGAGATGGACCGCCCGGAGCAGGAGAGCCACCTCACCCGCCCTCCGCCATCCCCAGACCCCTCCTGGTCTCTCCGGACGTGGGCGGCCGGCCCATCTCCTTGGAAATGGCAATG ACACCCGGTTTGAGAGCACCGATGACGGTACCCACTGCCTCCTCCGTAGGACGAGCCCTCGCCAGAGGCTCAGGGGTTCTGCCGGCGGTGGCCATACCCCCCATGGCCTCCCGCACCCACCGGCCCCCGTCACGTGGGCACAAACCCAACGAGAAGCTCAAGGGCTTAACTGCAGCG gGGCTGCGTAAGCTGCTCTTTGGGAACGTGTTCCACCTCTTCAGCTGCGAATGGGCAAAAGCATACTTCAGGTTTCGCGAGCCGCACTCTGACCTGGCCTACGCTTTGGAGGCAGAAAAG GGGGGAACTAGAGCCATTCTGATGGCTGTACAAGCGCACGTCATTAAATACCTGCTCTTCGTAAGAAACACAGAATATACTCACCTGGAAAG GCTGCGCAGGATAAGCTGTCGGGAGCAGGGGGAGGCGCTGGCGGCTGCCCTGGCAGACACCctgtgggcagcaggaggaggcggGAGAGCCGTCGTCTGCCTCGCCGCCACAGCCGTCCACGTTACGCCAGGTGGGGACTACAAAGCCGACAGCTTCACGGAAAGA ATCCAGCTGTTTGAGTTCtgtgagaaagcagcagctcgGGAGTTCATCTTCGACCATATAAACTCC ttcAAAGGCGAAGGAAGTCATGGAGTTATCCTATTTTTATACAGTTTACTTTTCTCTAGGACACTGGAAAG GGTCCAAGAAGATTTAGGCTGCACGGCAACTCCACTGTTAGAGTTCAGTTTTGGAAACATCACCTGTACACAG GCCGTGCTCAGCCTCCTCCTGACAGGCCGAGCGAGCCCCCACCAGCTCAGCGGCGGGCAGGACCCGGGGACCGGCGGCGGGGACGTCGAGGCATggcagcggcggggcccggTGGGCTACCTGCGCTGGGGGAGGGCGCTGGCTGAACGGCAG GTGTGCTGCGGGCTGCGGACGCCCCAGCTGCCCGTCTGGCTGTGCAGCGTCACCGGCCGGCATGGCGTGCTCTTCGGCACCGACAGCCTGCTCCTCTCTGACTGGAGAACAGAGAGAGTGTTCCACCTGTACTTGTACAGCGGGCAGCGGGAGCAGACAAGAACAGCCCGTCTAACGATTG ACACTCATTCGCATCACTGGGAAGAGGGCCCATGTGAGGACCCATGTGAAGACCCACGCAGCCCAGGGAACAGCCGCCCATCCGTGGAGATGGCAATCAGGACCAAGTGGCCGGGCGCGACCGTCAGCTGGAACGGGACAGACCCCTTCTTCTGA